TTTTCCGCCTGGACATTATCAAACTGGTCTTCCCATTTGGCGATAACCAGCACTGCCAGCGCGTTGCCCACCACGTTCAACGCGGTACGCGCCATATCCATGATACGGTCTACGCCAGCGATAAACGCCAGGCCTTCCAGCGGAATACCGACGCTACCCAGGGTTGCCAGCAGCACCACAAAAGAAACGCCCGGCACGCCAGCGATCCCTTTTGATGTCACCATCAGCGTCAGTACCAGCACAATCTCATCCGTCAGGGAGAGATCGATACCGTACAGCTGAGCAATAAAGATTGCCGCGATGCTCTGGTAAAGCGTCGAGCCATCCAGGTTAAACGAGTAGCCGGTCGGCACCACGAAGCTGGTGATTGCCTTCGGCGCGCCGTAGGCTTCCATCTTCTCCATGATACGTGGCAGCACTGTTTCAGAGCTGGAGGTAGAGTAAGAGAGAATCAGCTCATCTTTCAGAATACGCATCAGCGTAGTGATTTTCAGCTGACAGAAGCGCGCCACCGCGCCCAGTACCACGAAAGCGAAGAACAGGATCGCGGCATACACCAGCAGCACCAGTTTCGCCAGCGGCCACAGCGAGGCAAAACCAAAGTTTGCAATGGTCACAGAGATCAAGGCAAATACGCCGATTGGCGCGTAGCGCATGATCATATGCGTCACTTTAAACATGGTTTCTGAAACGGAACGGAACACTTTCACCAGCGGATCGCGATGTTCCGACGGCAGTGAAGAAAGTCCCAGACCAAACAGCACCGAGAAGAAGATAATCGGCAGCATGTCGCCTTTGGCGAACGCCGCGAAAATATTCTGCGGGATCAGTGACAGAATAGTCAGCACCAGGCTGTGCGCGCCGCTCTGCACCTGCTCGGTAGTCGCTTCATATTTAGAGATATCCACCGTTGCCAGCGTCGACATGTCAATGCCGGTGCCAGGCTGGAAAACATTCGCCAGGGTAATCCCTACCACGATGGCAATGGTGGTAATCACTTCAAAGTACACAATTGTTTTGACGCCAATTCGCCCAAGCTTCTTCGCGTCGCCCACGCCAGCGATACCCACCACAAGAGTGGAGATTACGATAGGCACAACGATCATCTTAATCAGATGAATAAAGATATCACCGGCAGGCGAGAGGATATTGATGATTAACCATTCACGATCCCCAGGCTGATTA
The sequence above is a segment of the Mixta intestinalis genome. Coding sequences within it:
- the gltP gene encoding glutamate/aspartate:proton symporter GltP — translated: MKGFKISLAWQILIALVLGVIVGAILHNQPGDREWLIINILSPAGDIFIHLIKMIVVPIVISTLVVGIAGVGDAKKLGRIGVKTIVYFEVITTIAIVVGITLANVFQPGTGIDMSTLATVDISKYEATTEQVQSGAHSLVLTILSLIPQNIFAAFAKGDMLPIIFFSVLFGLGLSSLPSEHRDPLVKVFRSVSETMFKVTHMIMRYAPIGVFALISVTIANFGFASLWPLAKLVLLVYAAILFFAFVVLGAVARFCQLKITTLMRILKDELILSYSTSSSETVLPRIMEKMEAYGAPKAITSFVVPTGYSFNLDGSTLYQSIAAIFIAQLYGIDLSLTDEIVLVLTLMVTSKGIAGVPGVSFVVLLATLGSVGIPLEGLAFIAGVDRIMDMARTALNVVGNALAVLVIAKWEDQFDNVQAEKYERQMLHPRSAQ